The proteins below are encoded in one region of Mycteria americana isolate JAX WOST 10 ecotype Jacksonville Zoo and Gardens chromosome 22, USCA_MyAme_1.0, whole genome shotgun sequence:
- the LOC142419779 gene encoding keratin, type I cytoskeletal 19, which yields MASYSFRKITSSVAGGPGSSSVRLGGGCFRAPSIHGGSGGRGVSVSSARFVSSGLGGGLGGGYGSSFSSSFSGGYGGGLGSGDGLLSGNEKATMQSLNERLASYLDKVRALEEANSDLETKIRDWYQKQGPGPARDYSPYYKTIEDLRDKILDATIDNSKVVLQIDNARLAADDFKTKFETEQALRMSVEADINGLRRVLDELTLARTDLELQIENLKEELAYLKKNHEEEMSALGGQVAGQVSVELDSAPGIDLSKILADMRDQYEHMAEKNRKDAEAWFHNKTEELNREVAVSTEELQSSKSEITDLRRTLQGLEIELQSQLNMKAALEGTLVDTEQRYSAQLAQMQELIGSLEAQLAELRADMERQNSEYKMLMDIKTRLEQEIATYRQLLEGQESQMFGSLSGTADKRDKLADGK from the exons ATGGCCAGTTACAGCTTCAGGAAAATTACCTCTTCTGTGGCAGGGGGACCTGGTAGTTCCTCAGTCCGTTTAGGTGGAGGTTGCTTTAGGGCTCCAAGCATCCATGGGGGATCCGGTGGCAGGGGTGTGTCAGTCTCTTCTGCTAGATTTGTCTCTTCTGGCCTAGGAGGTGGCCTGGGTGGTGGATATGGAAGTAGTTTTAGCAGCAGCTTTAGTGGTGGTTATGGTGGTGGTCTGGGTAGCGGTGATGGCCTCCtctcaggaaatgaaaaggcaactATGCAAAGCCTGAACGAACGCCTTGCATCTTACCTGGACAAAGTGCGTGCACTGGAAGAGGCAAACTCTGATCTTGAAACTAAAATCCGAGACTGGTACCAAAAGCAAGGACCAGGCCCAGCTCGGGACTACAGCCCTTATTACAAGACTATTGAAGACCTTCGAGACAAG ATCCTTGATGCCACTATCGACAACTCGAAGGTTGTCCTGCAGATTGACAATGCCAGGCTGGCTGCCGATGACTTCAAGACCAA gtTTGAAACAGAGCAAGCTCTTCGCATGAGCGTGGAGGCTGACATCAATGGCCTGCGCAGGGTCCTGGATGAGCTCACCCTGGCTAGAACAGATCTGGAGCTGCAGATTGAAAACTTAAAGGAGGAGCTGGCCTACCTAAAGAAAAACCATGAGGAG GAAATGAGTGCCCTGGGAGGGCAAGTAGCTGGCCAAGTCAGTGTTGAACTGGACTCTGCTCCAGGCATTGACCTGTCCAAGATCCTGGCTGATATGAGAGACCAGTATGAACACATGGCTGAGAAGAACAGGAAGGATGCTGAGGCCTGGTTCCACAACAAG ACTGAAGAGCTGAACCGTGAAGTAGCTGTCAGTACTGAAGAACTGCAGAGCAGCAAGTCCGAAATCACTGACCTGAGACGCACCTTGCAAGGGCTGGAAATAGAACTTCAGTCCCAGCTCAACATG AAAGCCGCGCTGGAAGGCACCCTGGTAGACACGGAGCAGCGTTACAGCGCCCAGCTGGCGCAGATGCAGGAGCTGATTGGCAGCCTCGAGGCACAGCTGGCTGAGCTCCGAGCTGATATGGAGCGCCAGAACAGCGAATACAAGATGCTCATGGATATCAAGACTCGACTGGAGCAAGAGATCGCTACTTACCGACAACTCCTGGAAGGCCAGGAGTCCCA GATGTTTGGCTCCCTTTCTGGAACTGCTG ACAAAAGAGACAAGCTGGCAGATGGAAAATAG
- the LOC142419775 gene encoding keratin, type I cytoskeletal 19-like, whose product MTTSFLQSSSSTTYGGGFGGGGNSSSRLSSIRTGGTCRAPSIHGGSGGRGVSISSARYVSSVGGGYGGGLCSGFGSGYGGGYSGFGGGAGFGFGGGAGFGGRFEVGGGFGGGDGLLSGNEKITMQNLNDRLASYLDKVRALEEANLDLEVKIRDWYQKEAPTSPARDYSNYYKITEDLRDKILAATIDNSRVILEIDNARLAADDFRLKYENELFLRQSVESDINGLRRVLDELTLSRADLEMQIETLKEELAYLKKNHEEEMKEYSNQLSGTVNVEVDAAPGIDLTRILSEMREQYEALAEKNRRDAEAWFFTQTNELNREVATHTEQIQTGKSEITELRRTVQGLEIELQSQLSMKAGLEASLRDTEGRYCAQLAQIQNLITSVEEQLNELRCDMERQNQEYRMLMDIKSRLEQEIATYRQLLEGQDSQMSGVNPKEASLSIGRVRTNVEDDVKPAPTRERRF is encoded by the exons ATGACTACTTCCTTCCTGCAGAGCTCCTCTTCTACTACCTATGGTGgtggctttgggggtgggggaaacaGCAGCTCTCGCCTTTCCTCCATCCGAACAGGAGGAACCTGCCGAGCTCCAAGCATACATGGAGGATCTGGTGGCAGGGGTGTCTCCATCTCTTCGGCTAGGTATGTCTCCTCTGTAGGAGGTGGATATGGTGGTGGtttgtgttctggttttggcagtGGTTATGGAGGAGGCTACAGTGGCTTTGGTGGTGGCGCAGGCTTTGGCTTTGGTGGAGGAGCTGGCTTTGGTGGACGTTTTGAAGTTGGCGGTGgctttggtggtggtgatggccTTCTCTCTGGAAATGAAAAGATAACTATGCAGAACCTGAATGACCGTCTGGCTTCGTACCTGGACAAGGTACGAGCACTGGAAGAGGCAAATTTGGATTTAGAAGTTAAAATCCGAGACTGGTATCAGAAGGAAGCTCCCACCAGCCCAGCCCGGGACTACAGTAATTATTACAAGATAACTGAAGATCTCCGAGACAAG ATCCTTGCAGCTACTATTGATAATTCCAGAGTCATTCTGGAGATTGACAATGCCAGGCTGGCTGCGGATGACTTCAGACTGAA ataTGAGAATGAGTTGTTCCTGCGCCAGAGCGTAGAGTCCGACATCAATGGCCTGCGCAGAGTCCTGGATGAGCTGACTCTGTCCAGAGCTGACCTGGAGATGCAGATTGAAACACTGAAGGAGGAGCTGGCTTATCTAAAGAAGAACCATGAGGAG GAAATGAAAGAGTATTCAAATCAACTAAGTGGAACAGTCAACGTGGAAGTGGATGCTGCTCCTGGCATCGACCTGACCAGAATTCTCTCTGAGATGAGGGAACAGTATGAAGCTCTGGCTGAGAAGAACCGTAGAGATGCTGAGGCCTGGTTCTTCACTCAG accaATGAGCTGAACCGCGAAGTAGCCACCCATACAGAACAGATACAGACCGGCAAATCGGAGATCACAGAACTGAGACGCACAGTCCAGGGCCTGGAGATTGAGCTCCAGTCGCAGCTCAGCATG AAAGCTGGACTGGAAGCCAGCTTGCGAGATACAGAAGGACGGTACTGCGCACAGCTAGCACAGATTCAGAACCTCATCACCAGCGTTGAGGAGCAACTGAATGAACTTCGATGCGACATGGAGCGTCAGAACCAGGAGTACAGGATGCTCATGGATATCAAAAGTCGCCTGGAGCAGGAAATCGCCACATACCGCCAGTTGCTGGAGGGCCAGGACTCTCA GATGTCAGGAGTGAACCCTAAGGAAG CATCTCTGAGCATTGGAAGAGTTCGCACGAATGTGGAAGATGATGTAAAACCTGCTCCTACTCGTGAAAGGAGATTCTGA
- the KRT23 gene encoding keratin, type I cytoskeletal 23, which produces MSTSQGPFQIFSGSLRGSSGCGLAQQGTSYRPSSADGGASSTHSSSSSARPLWLATGGGAPWGGFGEHHGESIFLGGNEKQTMQNLNDRLAAYLDKVRSLEAANAQLESCILEWHKTKSHGKRHDFNQYEQNVTDMQRQIEDSKITNASILLQIDNANMASEDFRLKYEAEKSRRQGVQLDVENLRKELDGLTIVTTDLEMEIEGLREEHILRRKDHEEDMEANRSSQDFKVNVKVNAAPPEDLAKILAEIREDYEAIIEKNRQSLDSWYKEQSAAMSLAATPNPEQIQRNENEIKDLTRTLQSLDIELQAQMSKKHMLEDTLADTRNYYAVALQNMQQIISKCEEELSQVRHDIKQQNNQYKVLLGIKTRLEKEISTYRLLLEGNVDGIARKSESKAKEHARLTSRKIKAIVHDSVNGQVVSSTINEIHQQA; this is translated from the exons ATGAGTACCAGCCAAGGcccttttcaaattttttctggGTCCCTCAGGGGTAGTTCAGGGTGTGGTTTGGCCCAGCAAGGAACTTCTTACAGACCTTCAAGTGCAGATGGTGGTGCCAGCAGCAcacattcctcttcctcctctgccagacCCCTCTGGCTGGCTACTGGAGGAGGGGCACCTTGGGGAGGCTTCGGCGAGCACCATGGGGAAAGCATCTTCCTGGGTGGGAATGAGAAACAGACTATGCAAAACCTGAATGACCGTTTGGCTGCCTATCTGGACAAGGTCCGGTCCTTAGAAGCAGCTAACGCTCAGCTGGAAAGCTGCATCCTAGAGTGGCACAAGACAAAGTCTCACGGAAAGAGGCATGACTTCAACCAATACGAGCAAAACGTCACTGACATGCAAAGACAG ATTGAGGACAGCAAGATCACCAATGCCAGTATCCTTTTACAAATTGATAACGCTAACATGGCATCTGAAGACTTCAGGCTCAA GTATGAAGCAGAAAAGTCTCGCAGGCAGGGAGTGCAGCTTGATGTTGAGAACCTGCGTAAGGAGCTCGATGGCCTGACCATTGTTACAACAGATCTGGAAATGGAAATTGAAGGCTTGAGAGAAGAGCACATCCTCAGGAGGAAAGACCATGAGGAG GATATGGAAGCAAATCGCTCATCACAAGATTTCAAAGTCAATGTAAAAGTAAATGCAGCACCTCCTGAAGACTTAGCCAAGATTCTAGCAGAAATAAGAGAAGATTATGAAGCCATAATTGAAAAGAATCGTCAAAGCCTTGACAGTTGGTACAAAGAACAG AGTGCAGCTATGTCTCTGGCAGCAACCCCCAATCCAGAACAGATTCAGCGCAATGAGAATGAGATCAAGGATCTAACACGTACTTTACAGTCCCTGGACATCGAGCTGCAGGCACAGATGAGTAAG AAACACATGCTGGAAGACACCTTGGCTGACACTCGGAATTACTATGCTGTTGCGCTTCAAAACATGCAGCAGATCATCTCCAAATGTGAGGAAGAGCTAAGCCAGGTTCGTCATGACATTAAGCAGCAAAATAACCAATACAAGGTTCTTCTTGGGATCAAAACCCGCCTGGAGAAGGAAATTTCCACTTACCGCCTGCTGCTGGAAGGGAATGTTGACGG GATAGCAAGAAAATCTGAATCAAAAGCTAAAG aacacgCTAGGCTGACCAGTCGAAAGATCAAAGCAATTGTCCATGACAGTGTGAATGGGCAGGTGGTATCTTCCACCATCAACGAGATCCACCAGCAAGCATGA